The proteins below come from a single Melospiza georgiana isolate bMelGeo1 chromosome 4, bMelGeo1.pri, whole genome shotgun sequence genomic window:
- the ARHGAP8 gene encoding rho GTPase-activating protein 8, translating to QSVIFLLKYTLDQYVESDYMLVYFPYGFKTLSKPPLKWLQTDCKEFEYNIVLKVLYVVHPTNFIKILWNIFKPLISHKFGKKITYLNYLDDLGQHLKYDQLNIPQEGMWKQKGKLPPVVKAPPPWPPLPTQQFGVSLQ from the exons CAAAGTGTTATTTTTCTCCTAAAGTATACCCTGGACCAGTATGTAGAGAGTGATTATATGCTTGTCTACTTTCCCTATGGCTTTAAGACTCTGAGTAAACCACCTCTGAAATGGTTACAAACAGACTGCAAGGAATTTGAA TACAACATAGTACTCAAAGTTCTCTATGTTGTCCATCCAACCAACTTCATAAAAATTCTTTGGAATATCTTTAAACCTCTTATAAG tcACAAGTTTGGGAAAAAGATCACCTACTTGAATTATTTAGATGACCTGGGACAACATCTCAAATATGACCAGTTAAATATCCCTCAAGAAGGCATGTG gaaacagaagggaaaaCTTCCACCTGTGGTTAAGGCTCCTCCACCATGGCCACCTCTGCCTACCCAGCAATTTGGAGTCAGCCTGCAATAG